From one Humulus lupulus chromosome 8, drHumLupu1.1, whole genome shotgun sequence genomic stretch:
- the LOC133798694 gene encoding peptidyl-prolyl cis-trans isomerase CYP22 isoform X1, translated as MAAPGVEWHVRPPNPKNPIVFFDITIGTIPAGRIKMELFADIAPKTAENFRQLCTGEYRKAGLPVGYKGSQFHRVIKDFMIQAGDFLKGDGSGCVSIYGHKFDDENFTAKHTGPGLLSMANSGPNTNGCQFFITCAKCDWLDNKHVVFGRVLGDGLLVVRKIENVATGPNNRPKLACVIAECGEM; from the exons ATGGCGGCGCCGGGTGTGGAGTGGCATGTGCGACCTCCGAACCCTAAGAATCCGATCGTCTTCTTTGACATTACAATCGGCACCATCCCAGCCGGGCGTATCAAAATGGAGCTGTTTGCTGATATTGCCCCCAAAACTGCCGAAAACTTCAGGCAACTCTGTACTGGCGAGTACAGAAAAGCTGGACTTCCTGTTGGCTACAAAGGCTCTCAGTTTCACAGGGTCATTAAAGATTTCATGATTCAAGCTGGTGACTTTCTCAAG GGTGATGGTAGTGGTTGTGTTTCCATCTATGGGCATAAGTTTGATGATGAGAATTTTACTGCTAAACACACTGGTCCTGGCCTCTTATCAATG GCAAACAGTGGGCCAAATACCAATGGATGTCAG TTCTTCATTACTTGTGCTAAATGTGACTGGTTGGATAACAAGCATGTTGTTTTCGGG AGAGTACTTGGAGATGGTCTTTTGGTAGTGAGGAAGATTGAGAATGTGGCTACTGGTCCCAACAATAGGCCTAAACTTGCATGTGTCATTGCTGAATGTGGGGAGATGTAA
- the LOC133798694 gene encoding peptidyl-prolyl cis-trans isomerase CYP22 isoform X2, which produces MAAPGVEWHVRPPNPKNPIVFFDITIGTIPAGRIKMELFADIAPKTAENFRQLCTGEYRKAGLPVGYKGSQFHRVIKDFMIQAGDFLKGDGSGCVSIYGHKFDDENFTAKHTGPGLLSMANSGPNTNGCQRVLGDGLLVVRKIENVATGPNNRPKLACVIAECGEM; this is translated from the exons ATGGCGGCGCCGGGTGTGGAGTGGCATGTGCGACCTCCGAACCCTAAGAATCCGATCGTCTTCTTTGACATTACAATCGGCACCATCCCAGCCGGGCGTATCAAAATGGAGCTGTTTGCTGATATTGCCCCCAAAACTGCCGAAAACTTCAGGCAACTCTGTACTGGCGAGTACAGAAAAGCTGGACTTCCTGTTGGCTACAAAGGCTCTCAGTTTCACAGGGTCATTAAAGATTTCATGATTCAAGCTGGTGACTTTCTCAAG GGTGATGGTAGTGGTTGTGTTTCCATCTATGGGCATAAGTTTGATGATGAGAATTTTACTGCTAAACACACTGGTCCTGGCCTCTTATCAATG GCAAACAGTGGGCCAAATACCAATGGATGTCAG AGAGTACTTGGAGATGGTCTTTTGGTAGTGAGGAAGATTGAGAATGTGGCTACTGGTCCCAACAATAGGCCTAAACTTGCATGTGTCATTGCTGAATGTGGGGAGATGTAA